Part of the Chanodichthys erythropterus isolate Z2021 chromosome 13, ASM2448905v1, whole genome shotgun sequence genome is shown below.
aaaaagaaaaaaagaaaaattctgGGAACTCTTGTTGCCTCAGAAAGCCGGCTGCGTCATTTCCTTCCAATGACATGTGTGGTTTCAGTCTTTAAAAACTTTTTCAGAGTTATGATCATGACCAGTTTGAAACTTTGTCTGTGAACGGAGAATGAATTGTCATGTTAGGAACATGGTCTGCCTATCTCAGAGATCACAAGCCAAATTCAGTAAGTATTACTGCCACACTGCATACATAACAATATACTTACAGTCATGCTTAACAATGGTCAAACATGGAATATTATTAATGCTGTGATTCAATATGTGCACTAATAAGATCATCATCTGGTCATTCTGACCCCAATTCATGTGAAACTAAAGACATCTATCTGTGAAAGGGTGCaccataaaatataaatttgttttgacTTGAGTTTAGTTGGTTTGTTGAATGTgactttaattacattttattttattcaggaATAATCCTCCCTCTCCTCATCTTGATTGCTGTTGCGTTAGTGCAACCAACAATGTCATGCAAGAATCAAAACTGCAGCCAGCATCTTCGCCATACTCTGAGGCTCACTAAGATTACGAACAAAAAGACGGCAGAGCTCTTAGAAACATATGTAAGTACTCACTTTCTATAGTTACTTTCTTACAATAATTAACCTTGCAAATGACGTTTACGTCAGTAATCCTAGTTCAGTTGTGATTGGTACAAGAAAGAAGAGATGCTCTGACAATACATGCCTAATATGGTCAAAATTTGCTTGAGTGGATTCCACATCCAATGAGGTGATTCCTTCCATTGATAAAATTGGCTTGTTTTGAGAGTGGGTGGGAGTCTGCGGGTATGTGGGAAGTATAAATATAGCTATTTAACAGTATATAATGTGGAAATTAGTCTTTCAACAGAATATCTACATTTATTTATGGTCATATTATATATTCAAAATTGCAAGACACTGAATGGGGCTAGTTGCCAGAGAAATtatgagtgaaaaaaaaaatttttgtaaTTCTTGTCCTTAATCCTGTATGACATTGACAGTGGGGGGCCTTGGAATTTTGTCACAATAGGTTGTCACAATAGGAAGCTTTCTTCTATAGCGGTAACTGTGTTCACTCATTTACCCAAAAGCTATTATATAAGACAatattggaatataatataaggGACAATATAACTTCTTGATTCAAAACATAGTTATTATCGACTCATCTCTTCTCTCATTCAGAAAGCCAGTCAAGGAGACTATGCAGACCTGATCTGTGATATGCAAATGGACAATGTTCCAGAATCAACAATCTCTGGCCAGACCATATCAGAGCGCATCTTGAGTATTTACACCCGCCTGAAAGAGTTCCTGCCGCACATGAAGACAGTTATGGAGCAGCAGAAAGACCTCAATCCTCCAACCAACCCTGTGGCAGAGGGGCTTAGCAAGATGATTACACAAGTTCACCGCACTGCTATGAGGGTGAACTGTCTCTTACAAATCCTGCAGCCAAATATACCCATTCCTGAGCCAGCTGAAAGGCCAACAGGAATTCCCCCTGCACAAAATATTTTCCAGCAGAAGGCCTATGGATGTATTGTCCTGTCTCGGCTTCAGGAGCTTCTTAGAAAAGCCATTCAAGAACAGAAGTCTATTAAAGGGAAAATGTGcagaaaaaggacaaaaaatggttctttttgaACTTAAATGTGTTCTGTGTCATAAAATGATGTTgatgttatattattaatatttatttttgtaaatctaTAACTGCTGAAGAGATGTACAGTAgagtatttgttttgttatatttattgatataatttatttatcaaCGTTCTAAATGCTTTATCCATATATGTAAACAAAAATGTTCATCAAATTgatctcctttttttttttctttttttacttccATTTGGACCAGAATGGATAATCTTATTTGGCTGCCATGGACTGCCATGGGTCCATGACAGCTCCATACGCTCTATGAGGTTATGTATGTCATTGGAGGCAATTGTTTTGATTACACATAAATTTGCAGTGTTAAACTGTGATGTCACATGTTAGCCATATTGGCTTTTGTGGTTTGTGCTAACGTAGCATGACCTGAATAACCTAGTAAATGTATATGTACTTTTTGAGACATAGCCTTGAGTTGAGACCATTTTAGAAGTCAGGAAGTGCAAGAGACTGATATCAGCCCATAATGACGCATTCATTTCACCACATCAGAAAGGGGAAAAAACTGACTAGCCGTCTCCCCTGTCACAAGGtataagtgtgtgtttgtgtccatGTGAGTGAATCTCAAGCCATTTTCTTGTTAACATACTTTGGTTAGTATGTTTCACTCAGCACAGCTATGAACACTTTTTATAATTTTCATTGTTAATaaattatgaatgtaattttgaTACTTATTTATATGAAAAATTTACAGTATGTCACGGTGTAAATAACTTATGCattcatattttcaaaataaactcGTCAAAAAGAAACTTCTGTTCTTGTACTTGCACTGTGTAAAAATTGCACACATGGACATTCAGAACTACTTCTTCATTTAGTATATTGCTGACACTTTGAATGACAGCATAATCAAAGCATGAACActaatattaatatcataatAGTTTCATCATAGTGCCATATCATACCAAACAACATGCAAAAGAACATTACCACTAAGGATACACAGTACCAGTAATTAATATGTTAAATGTTTCATCTGATTTATTATATGATGTAAGTGatggcagtaaaaaaaaaaaaaaaaaaaaagcctttcaGGCACTTTGCCCTAGTCACATGCTTCTGTGGAAATGGAAGTAGGAAGATTTATTATAGGTCAAGTTCTGCATGGCAAtgtttttaaggaaaaacaGGGGGGAGCTTTATCAGCATTTTCCCTCCATTTtgttaaacatgttttattatatgaaaaatgtatttttacactCATCTCAGTGAAACATATAGCCCTGgattcacagacaaggcttaagcctagtcccagactaaaatgcatgtttgagctgttttaactgaaagcaacttgcactaacatatcttaaaatatgtcagtgccattgttttgtctcaagatgcacaccagtaatgtttttaaggcaagtttataaaagctacttaaatgccctaattgaactaaggcctaatcctggcttaatctaagccctgtctgtgaaaccgggccttagAGGCATAATCGTGCTGAATCAGGCGAGGCCCTTCCCAACACAATACTACATGTCAGAAGGTTAACAATGCAAAAAGTGCTGCAGGGTCATGATATTCATGCAGTAATTATGGATATTCATGAAACTGCCAGATGGTAAAATGGCCAAAAATTGCTGTTCATCCTTGCTCTCATCTAATTTGGCAGGGTACATTTATGATGAAGAATGCCTAAAAAAGTAAATTTCTAATGCTTTAGATCCTGTAATTGCTGCTAAATAACTTTTATAAATGAGAAATGCAAGTCTTCCAATCAAAAAAAATTCCCCATCTCTTTTAAATGAAATACATGTTTATGCAGGTAAAATTATCCGGGGATCCACCAAACTCTACCAGCGTACTGCAAGATAATCTAGAAAGCATCTTCCCCTAGTTCAAATTGGCAGGAGGTTTTAAAACTTTCTAATGAACACTTGACATTGTGCATAATGATCTCTAGAAGCTGAACAGTCCTGGAAACTTCAGTCCTGAAGTTGTGCAAAACAAGAGCTGCATTTTGTTAATACAAAACAGTTAAAACAGTCCCAGTGATATTTGTTATGAGACTTTGCCTCAAACTTCCTGATGTCTAAAAAGCTGATTTCTGTAGAAACACAGATGGGGGTTTTGTAACGGTGCAATGCTTACTAGCAAAGGGAGTGGCACATCTTTTCatgaaacaggaaaaaaaagagGGTATAGTGGGTcatacactctcagaaaaaaaaaaggtacaaaagctgtcactggggcagtacctttttaaaatgtacacCTTTGTTCCTAAagagtgcatattagtacctaaatGGTACATATTAGAACCTTTTTAAAGGGTGACATACTGGTACCAAAAGtgtacatattagtacctaaatggtacatattagaacctttttaaagggtgacagcttttgtaccaTTGTTTCTGAAAGTGAGTCTTTCACAGGTAGTTTGTGGTGGGGAAGACCCCCTAATCAAATAACATACAATCAAAACAGGTGCTCATGTGAAAACTTCTTTCCTGTCTTGTGTTGGCAACCTCACTTGACACTTTCACATGAAATATGAAAGTGATCATCGCCTTTTTACCGTCAAATACTGAAGAGATCTGAGAAATGCTTTGAATTTTttcagggggaaaaaacagtGCATTACAAAAAGTGTTGCAAGATGTCGTTTTATTGTGGTAAATGCAAGTTGCAGATTCAATTCAGAGTGAGTGCATGTAcagtcttttttttcctttttaaggTTAACAGGAGAAACATTAATTCATTTCTTGATTCTGACACATTTTTTGCCCTTTCACAGAGTAAATTCTAGTTTCATTTTTGCAAAAATGCTTTATGCAAAACATTCCTACCTTTAAAACTACATCTGTATGATCCATGCACAACTGCTAACACAGCACAACTTGAGCTCTATGTCTCAAAGTCTGTTATTATTGAAATATACGTGGCTGCTAATATTGATTAAAAGTCTTTGGTGTCCACTAGCACTTACAGATCATCATTGTCATGGTGTCATTCATTGTTTTAGAATATGTTGTATtgtttataatgtattttttgttgATACACTTCTAGTTGCCCTTGCATGAACAGGCTGAAACATGCTAATCAGTTGTACAAGTACCTGAGTTTTTCTATATTCACTGACACAAACAAAGCTGTGACATTAGCAATATCTGCTGGTTGATAAGAGTAACTGCAGTTCTTTATTTCTGaccatttatttaaattgttttttttttttagtattatgTTCAGATCACACATAAAAAGAGCACACAAAATATTGCTATTTCTATATCACAATGTTAATAATGCTTGTTCCATTCAGTATTAATACATTCAAGTGAAAATATTATGATTTCATTTGGATATAAACATAcactgtgtgtatgtatataaatattacacatATATAATTTTAGAATAAAGAGGAACTAATTACataaaacaagtaaaataaaaaaataatgtctgCATAGTATTAATTATATTGTACCATAATTAAGTAATATCGGCATGCAAAGCCAGGAGTTTTAGATATCATGAGACTTTTTTCTTATTGCTTTTTAACATTTGTAAAATGCACACTCTAGGCTTCCTACCATTAGTTCATAGAACTACAGATCAATCCAAACTATTCTAAAACGGGCTCATGTAATAAAGTGCTTATTTTACTGAAAAGTATACATTTAACCTGCAGTATTTAGACAAGATGTTACTTGCACAATGCAGTTGTGTCCATGTTTAAGAAGCGAATGTGCATACTCGTCTCGATTTCAACTCCTTTAAGAATCTGTTGAGcaggaaaacaaaagaaagagtgAAGGCGGGTTATAAAAGTTCAGACCATGCTGTCTTATGTTTACGCATATTGTATGTGATGATGTTTAATGCAAATACAAAGTAGTGAATTTGCCTAAAAGAAAATAGCCTAATGCTAAATTAGACCATCTGGGTtgtgcataaaaatatatatttacaaaccttcaaaaattgctcaaatgttattccttcataGAACTCATCAGGTGCCtggaagaaaaacaaacaagcaaattagcaagagattgtgtgtgtgtgtgtgtgtgtgtgtgtgtgtgtgtgtgtgtgtgtgtgtgtgtgtgtgtgtgtgtgtgtgtgtgtgtgtgtgtgtgtgtgtgtgtgtgtgtgtgtgtgtgtgtgtgcttttgtttatattacattgtagggaccaaatgtccccacgatgtaggtgaactcaggtttatattacatcgtggggacatttgaccagccaccggtccccacaatgtaaattaattaataaaaatactaaattatgtttttgtgagaaaataaaggtgtttcctgtgatggttaggtttaggggtagggtagggggatagaaagtacggtttgtacagtataaaatgcattacggcctatggaaagtccccacaattcacaaaaacaaacgtgtgtgtgtgtgtgtgtgtgtgtgtgtgtgtatgtgcgtttttgtgatttatgaggacacaaatttatataatgacatgggtattacactggtattatgacgtaaacatgaaatatgagtcctcatatttaaaatagctttaaaaacatactaaacaaaatttttattaaaaatgtaaaaaatacagaatgttttctgtgatgggtaaatttaggggtaggggtagtgtagggggatataATGTACAgattgtacagtataaaaaccattatgcatGTGTGGTTCTGGTATTCCCTACATTATGAGGATCAAATGTCTCCCAAATGATTATTAATACCAGTAAATTTTTTggggtccccatgaggaaacaagcttataaatcatacagaatgatgatttttttgaaaatctaaaataGCAGAAAgatttctgtgatgggtagattTAAGAGTAGGGTTGGGGGATATAATATATAGTTTGTACAGCATAAAAATGTATGTCTATGAAACACTTGTACTTGTTTAACTATACCCGTGAGTGAAAAATGCCCTCACTTCACATAATGAAATGTCATAACCAACAAGTGAGGACATTTTACTACgtaaaaaggcttataaatgAACCCAAATCATGTCTGTGTTTAAATCTAGTGCTTTGCACATGTTTCTGTGAGGGTtatgtttaggggtaggggtcaAGTTGGGacatataaaaacatcattaatcAGAAGTCTATGAGATGTTCTCactaaaatagtgaaatattttgtGCCCAGAAGTGAGCTAAATGTTCCATCCAAGAACATAAAAATCCAagaacataaaaataatgaataaatgaatgaatgaatcctAGAGTGCACCACCACAGTACAAGCAGGAACAAATTCTTACAAATTAAGGTTACAACTTGCATTAATATAATACTGATATTGTCTGGTATACTCTAGATAACATACCATGGGACCTACTGAGATATTGGCAACCTCCAGCATTGCAGCATCTGCAATGCCCTTAGCTGTCTCCCTTCCAACAGCTCCACTACGGGACAACAACTCCTCGACTACCTATAGAAAGACCACAACACTGCTGATAATCTTTAAAGATGATCATGAACTACACACAACATATATTTCATAAATGCTTTACTCAGATGGATTGAATTACACTAAGCAATTTCTTACATGTCTGTATTCATCCAGTGTTATTGTTCCATCATTGTCTGTGTCATGCATGTTGAACAGAACTACAGTAGGAAGAAAGTATATTGTATCACTAGTATTGTGAATTCATGGCTTAGTTCACTGGTATTTATCTCCAAGAATGTTCAATGTTCTTACAGCGCAGTTTAGCTCTCCTCATTTCttctctctgctcctctgtgATATGATGGGTCGGTGCTCTGAAGTACGACATTACGGTAAGGAACTCCTCAAAACCAATTTCTTCCACAGATCCCACACCATctttcttaaaatttctgttaaGGACAAGCAAGAATAGTAGGCAtgaattggaaaaaaaattcttaagcCACAAAAGCCACATTCCCAAGTGATGCTAGCCATATATAGGGAAGAAACAACCACACAGTGCAAGAAGACTTCCCTTTACTATAAAGGTGTAGTTTCACATCCCTTATGAAAAAAGACTTTTTTACCATGTgtgatgttgaaaaaaaaatttaagctTTAAAAATGTGAACTAGTATTCAAATGCATTATCAAATTTGTGATGCTGTAGGGGATCATTTCAAGCCTCACATAACTATTGTCACTATTAATATCAAACATATACAGTAGTATATAAACAATTACAAACCTTCTATCAAAAAAAGCCTCAATAATCTGGGACCGAATTGGGTTGCTTTCCAAATCTTGGATTGTTTTAAAGTCATCTCTCCTTTAAATGAGAACACAAAACAATTAAGTTTGACATTTAAAGGCAGGCATTATGGTTTGCTGTATAACCAAATTAAACCACCCAAGCAGACCCATTACTGAAGCATAATAGtaattctgtcatgacaacagtgtttggcatggtaatgtaTATGACAATGTAGATATGTTTGCtcttggcagaatagatctgTTATGGTGCTGCgtctgctgttattgctgctgctgctgctgcagagcctatacatacacaacacgctgctgtgagcaatatagcatacatgaattacccgtagcagatctatacaggtggagctggggaaggaggagggtttctgaaagctaACGAAACTGCTTCAGGAAATGCTaaccaagtatttgaaggttgagcagtgagctcattggctactgatacagcaggaaacAATCAGCTGT
Proteins encoded:
- the tescb gene encoding tescalcin b isoform X2 translates to MGSFQSFPDDHQYRTLSEKTGFSLKQIGILHNRFKQLSQNEETLRRDDFKTIQDLESNPIRSQIIEAFFDRRNFKKDGVGSVEEIGFEEFLTVMSYFRAPTHHITEEQREEMRRAKLRFLFNMHDTDNDGTITLDEYRHVVEELLSRSGAVGRETAKGIADAAMLEVANISAPDEFYEGITFEQFLKILKGVEIETSMHIRFLNMDTTALCK
- the tescb gene encoding tescalcin b isoform X1 — protein: MGSFQSFPDDHQYRTLSEKTGFSLKQIGILHNRFKQLSQNEETLRRDDFKTIQDLESNPIRSQIIEAFFDRRNFKKDGVGSVEEIGFEEFLTVMSYFRAPTHHITEEQREEMRRAKLRFLFNMHDTDNDGTITLDEYRHVVEELLSRSGAVGRETAKGIADAAMLEVANISVGPMAPDEFYEGITFEQFLKILKGVEIETSMHIRFLNMDTTALCK
- the m17 gene encoding IL-6 subfamily cytokine M17, with amino-acid sequence MNCHVRNMVCLSQRSQAKFRIILPLLILIAVALVQPTMSCKNQNCSQHLRHTLRLTKITNKKTAELLETYKASQGDYADLICDMQMDNVPESTISGQTISERILSIYTRLKEFLPHMKTVMEQQKDLNPPTNPVAEGLSKMITQVHRTAMRVNCLLQILQPNIPIPEPAERPTGIPPAQNIFQQKAYGCIVLSRLQELLRKAIQEQKSIKGKMCRKRTKNGSF